One region of Mycobacterium riyadhense genomic DNA includes:
- the bioD gene encoding dethiobiotin synthase, with amino-acid sequence MTVLVVTGTGTGVGKTVAVAALASHVRQAGIDVAVCKPVQTGTATGDDDLAEVARLSGVTELVGLARYPQPMAPAAAAEQAAMALPTRDQVLGLIRGLDRPKRLTLVEGAGGLLVELGDAGLTLRDLAVDLEAAALVVVSAELGTLNHTALTLEALAAQGVSCAGLVIGSWPGQPGLIETSNRAALGSLAEVRAVLPAEATSLDPADFAAMSAAAFERDWVNTLVA; translated from the coding sequence TTGACCGTCCTGGTTGTCACCGGGACCGGTACCGGCGTCGGCAAGACTGTCGCCGTTGCGGCGCTGGCATCTCACGTGCGCCAGGCCGGGATCGACGTGGCGGTATGCAAGCCGGTTCAGACGGGTACCGCCACCGGCGATGATGATCTCGCCGAGGTCGCCCGACTGTCCGGGGTGACCGAGCTCGTCGGGCTGGCGCGATATCCACAGCCCATGGCGCCGGCCGCCGCGGCCGAGCAGGCAGCCATGGCGTTACCCACCCGCGACCAGGTGCTGGGGCTCATCCGTGGCCTGGATCGTCCGAAACGGTTGACCCTGGTTGAAGGCGCCGGCGGACTGCTGGTCGAGCTCGGCGACGCTGGCCTTACCTTGCGGGATCTCGCCGTCGACTTGGAAGCCGCTGCCCTGGTGGTGGTCTCCGCTGAGCTGGGCACCCTCAACCACACCGCGCTAACACTGGAAGCACTTGCCGCACAAGGTGTTTCGTGTGCAGGCCTGGTGATTGGCAGCTGGCCCGGGCAGCCCGGGTTGATCGAGACCTCGAACCGGGCCGCGCTGGGCTCGCTGGCTGAAGTGCGTGCCGTACTGCCGGCCGAGGCGACTTCGTTGGACCCGGCGGACTTCGCGGCCATGAGCGCGGCGGCGTTCGAGCGC